The window CTCAGGGTCGCTAGATCGCCCGCCACCAGGAGCGGCGGGATGCCGCGCCGGCCTTGCAATTGATGGGCCGCTTTTACGATCACCTCGGGACCGACACCGGCAGGATCGCCCATGCTGATCACCAGCGGCTTTCGGTATGGCCCGCCCGCTTTCACAGATAGGTGTGCACGACGTGGTTCTTAATCAGATCGACCTCGACCCAGTGCTTGAACTGGACTTGCATCTGTTGCTGGGTAAGCTTTTGGCGGATCTTCTCCTGAACCTCGCTCAGGGGCTGCACGCCGGGCAGGTCGTGCGCCTCCACCTTGACGATATGAAAGCCGTGATTGCTGCGAACGACTCCGGAGACCTGGCCGGGCTTAAGGCCCCGGATACCCTCGAGGACCGGATCGATGATGTCGTCGGGTTTGAATTCGCCCAACTCGCCGCCCGCGTCCCGGCTGTCGTCATCGGAATACTTTCGCGCTAATTGGGCAAAATCGGCGCCGCCGCGCGCCTTCTTATCGACCGCCAGGGCTTTGTCGCGCGCGGTCTTCACCTCAGCGGGGCTGGCATCGGGGGGCACAGCGATGAGAATCTGGGCCAGCTGATAGCGTTCTTGGGAGACCACGAAGTCCTTGGGGTGGGCTTTGTAATAGGCCGCCACTTGGTCGTCAGTAATCACGATCTGGTCGCTGACTTGCCGCTGCAGCAAGGCCATCCGCTGCACTTCCATCCGCGCGCGCCGCCGATACTCATCCCAGGAAACTCCGTTGGCGGCCAACTCCTGGCGCAACTGCGGTTCGCTTATATGATGCTGCTGCTCGAACATCTGGACAAAGCGATCGACTTGCTCGTCGGTCACATCCACGCCCTGCTCCTCGTGCTCCAGCGCGGTTTCGGAAATCAGTGCACGCAAGGCCTTGCGCTGGATTGCCAGCGAGGCGGGCGAGTTGTCGGTGGGCAGGGTCAAGCCGTTAGCCTTGGCGAAGTTCACCAAGTCCTGCATCGTCAACGGGTTACCGTCCACGGTGGCCACCACGCGGTCCACCGTCTGCTCCCCTGCGGCGCGCCCGCTAGCCGCCCAGCTTCCGAGCAGGAAGACGGCAAGCAGCATACTCAAAAGTAATTTTGAGCCCGATAGCATAGATTTAATTCGCGAGTTGTCCTGCTCCGCCCAGGGAGCGGCTTTCAACCTTTTCACAGGCCGCCAAGGCCTGCAAGACAGCCTCCAGCTCGGTAAACAAGTCTTCGTAACCGCGATATTCCACCCGCACCGTAAGATGGGCGTTGGGCATCAGCCGCATTCGGGTGCGGTTGCTGGCCACCAGCGCCGCCAACCGCGCCCCCTCCAGCGGGGCTTGGGCGTGAAAGCGCAGTTGGAGCTGAGTGCCGCGCATGATCGCGCTCAGGATCATCAGCTCGCGCATCTGGCGGCGCACGTTCATCGCCGCCAGCAGGTTTTCGACTAGGGTAGGTAGCGGTCCGAACCGATCACGCAGTTCGTCGCGCAGATCGTCGAAATCCTGCACCGTGGCCGCCCGCGCCATCCGTCGGTAGAGCACCAGCCGCTCGCCTTCGTCGGGGACGTAGGGGTCGGGAATATAGGCCGGGATACCCAGTTGCAGCTCGGGCTCGAAATCGGGCCTCTCGGACTCACCCTTGAGCTCGCGAATGGCCTCTTCCATCATCTCGGTGTAAAGCTCGAAACCAACCGCCGTGATTTGGCCGGATTGCTCGCGTCCCAGCAGGTTGCCCGCCCCGCGCAACTCTAGGTCATGCATCGCCAGTTTGAAGCCACCTCCCACTTCCACCAACTCGCGCAGCACTTCCACCCGCCGCTTGGCCTCGCGGGTAATCAGATGCTCGCCGGGAATAAGCAGGTAGGCGTAGGCCTTTTGCTTGGAGCGGCCGACTCGCCCGCGCAATTGATAGAGCTGGGCTAGGCCAAACTGGTCGGCACGATTGATGATAATAGTATTGGCGTTGGGAATATCCAGGCCCGACTCCACGATCGCGGTACAAACCAGCACGTTGATTTGCTTGGAGATAAATCCGTGCATCACCGACTCTAGTTCGTGCTCATCCATCTGGCCGTGCCCAACTGCAACCTTGGCCTCCGGAACTAGGGCACGCAGATGGCGCGCAATTTGGTCAATGTTTTCGATCCGGTTGTGGACGAAGAAGACCTGGCCGCCGCGTCCCAGCTCGCGCACAATCACTTCACGTAGCAGGCCGTCATCAAAATGGGCCACGTAAGTCTGGATCGCTTGACGGTCCACCGGTGGGGTTTGGATCACCGACAGATCGCGAATCCCCAGCATTGCCATATGCAGGGTGCGCGGAATCGGGGTCCCGGTCATGGTCAGGACATCGACCAGCTTGCGGAACTTCTTGATCCGTTCCTTGTCGGCGACTCCGAAGCGATGCTCTTCGTCGATTATCAGCAGGCCCAGCTTCTTAAACTCGACATCGGCCTGCAGCAGGCGATGGGTGCCGATGACGATATCGACCTTGCCCTCGCGCAACTGCTGCAACACCGCCTTGTTTTCCTTGGGCGAGCGAAACCGCGAGACCATCTCCAGGTTGAACGGATAGTCGCGAAAACGGGCGCGAAAGGTCTCCAGATGCTGCTCGGCCAGGACCGTAGTCGGGACCAGCACCGCGACCTGATAACCGTCGGAGGCCGCCACCATCGCCGCCCGCAGCGCCACTTCAGTCTTGCCGAAGCCAGCGTCGCCGCAGATCAGCCGATCCATCGGTCGTTCGCGACTCAGATCGCGCAGCACTTCGTCGATCGCCGCCGCCTGATCTTCGGTCTCCTGGAATTCGAAGCGGTTGACGAACTCCTCGTAATCGGCGCCGGGATGACGGAAAGCGTGTCCCTGCTGCGCTTCGCGCGCGGCATAGACCTCCAGCAACTCGGCCGCCATCGCCAGCACCGCCTGCTGAGTACGCTGTTTAACCTTATCCCAGGAGCCACTGCCCAGCTTGTCCAGCTTGGGTGCGCCGCCATCGCCGGCGCCGACGTAGCGTTGGACCAGATTGATGTGCTCCACCGGCACGTACAGCGTGTCTTGGCCCAAATATTCTAAATTTAGAAAGTCGCCTTCGGCTTCTTCCACCTTGAGATGCTTCAGGCCGCGGAACAGCCCGATGCCGTGATCGCGATGGACCACGAAGTCGCCT of the Candidatus Binataceae bacterium genome contains:
- a CDS encoding peptidylprolyl isomerase, whose product is MLSGSKLLLSMLLAVFLLGSWAASGRAAGEQTVDRVVATVDGNPLTMQDLVNFAKANGLTLPTDNSPASLAIQRKALRALISETALEHEEQGVDVTDEQVDRFVQMFEQQHHISEPQLRQELAANGVSWDEYRRRARMEVQRMALLQRQVSDQIVITDDQVAAYYKAHPKDFVVSQERYQLAQILIAVPPDASPAEVKTARDKALAVDKKARGGADFAQLARKYSDDDSRDAGGELGEFKPDDIIDPVLEGIRGLKPGQVSGVVRSNHGFHIVKVEAHDLPGVQPLSEVQEKIRQKLTQQQMQVQFKHWVEVDLIKNHVVHTYL
- the mfd gene encoding transcription-repair coupling factor, which gives rise to MERSLKEAVSELSARVEGGLDRRVILTGLKGAATPLFLAEAALSLRRPFIVVVPLAKEAESLAAEASFFLARNLDDEPLRRGLHIYPGWQVAPLERLSPLLDNQSAGFVALYALRRLAAPLVVTSIEALMTRINPRASFDASVLKLTAGDGIDLEGLVQGLVAIGYQRLPQTEEPGDFSVRGGIVDLFSPLYKHPLRLELEDDVLVSIRFFDPGDQRSLGEINEAIAIAARLVPPGAVRERKLRERVELRAAEIALVRKEVAELTETLETGLLFPGVENLLPYMHEEPLETLFDYLPSGALWWLVEPGRILAQAHIFADQVAAAAAANLEQHRFFPDPASLYLSVDELSQRWEGQMVVEVGSLVTIRGPHEGYAPPIEVNSKPSLRLLAAGEPRKAPSFEPLAEELRSIQRGRDRALFAVYSASQATRLRRHLEAYGFEVNGEVSDFRRWLESEDPRPAIIHGEIAAGTALERDGLYLYSEEDIFGEPRARRRAKPVARGVMVSLEELHGGDFVVHRDHGIGLFRGLKHLKVEEAEGDFLNLEYLGQDTLYVPVEHINLVQRYVGAGDGGAPKLDKLGSGSWDKVKQRTQQAVLAMAAELLEVYAAREAQQGHAFRHPGADYEEFVNRFEFQETEDQAAAIDEVLRDLSRERPMDRLICGDAGFGKTEVALRAAMVAASDGYQVAVLVPTTVLAEQHLETFRARFRDYPFNLEMVSRFRSPKENKAVLQQLREGKVDIVIGTHRLLQADVEFKKLGLLIIDEEHRFGVADKERIKKFRKLVDVLTMTGTPIPRTLHMAMLGIRDLSVIQTPPVDRQAIQTYVAHFDDGLLREVIVRELGRGGQVFFVHNRIENIDQIARHLRALVPEAKVAVGHGQMDEHELESVMHGFISKQINVLVCTAIVESGLDIPNANTIIINRADQFGLAQLYQLRGRVGRSKQKAYAYLLIPGEHLITREAKRRVEVLRELVEVGGGFKLAMHDLELRGAGNLLGREQSGQITAVGFELYTEMMEEAIRELKGESERPDFEPELQLGIPAYIPDPYVPDEGERLVLYRRMARAATVQDFDDLRDELRDRFGPLPTLVENLLAAMNVRRQMRELMILSAIMRGTQLQLRFHAQAPLEGARLAALVASNRTRMRLMPNAHLTVRVEYRGYEDLFTELEAVLQALAACEKVESRSLGGAGQLAN